Proteins co-encoded in one Natrarchaeobius halalkaliphilus genomic window:
- a CDS encoding initiation factor 2B yields MTDSTRDDGSEPSHVVTAFVRNRGEILLVRRSDAVGSHVGRWDGVSGFAEGRPDERVRTEIREKTGLEDGVSLVRSGRPVEFEDPDLDRERIVRPFLFDCDTREVKLSDEHDAFEWRSPTATVDPSDGRETVPKLWTAYERVAPTARSVAADDEHGAAFLSLRALEVVRDRAGVLVAERAEGEPDGSERNTHESDGAETRSDAEWNELAELAGRVLETRPSMAVLRNRVNRAMADADRTDDHPPGGAAVLESAISGIERAAAADEDAAVNGGERIDGTVLTLSRSGTVLDALREGSPSRVFVSESRPGREGVGVAETLASDSVLDCSVTVHTDAAAAHVLATEAVDRVVVGADTVRPDGAVVNKTGTRAVSIAAARENVPVTVVAAADKLSTRTTVNLESGDRAAVYDGNPSVDVANPTFDVTPAECVTELVTETGSLEVDELEDIVEELRELETWRDR; encoded by the coding sequence ATGACCGACTCGACGAGAGACGACGGATCGGAACCGAGCCACGTCGTCACTGCGTTCGTAAGAAACCGTGGAGAGATCCTGTTGGTACGTCGGAGCGACGCTGTCGGTAGTCACGTCGGCCGGTGGGACGGCGTCTCCGGCTTCGCGGAGGGACGGCCGGACGAACGGGTTCGAACCGAAATTCGCGAGAAAACCGGCCTCGAGGACGGCGTTTCGCTGGTGCGATCGGGACGTCCAGTCGAGTTCGAAGACCCGGATCTCGACCGCGAGCGGATCGTTCGTCCCTTCCTGTTCGACTGCGACACGCGCGAGGTCAAACTGAGCGACGAACACGACGCCTTCGAGTGGCGTTCCCCGACGGCGACCGTCGATCCGTCCGACGGCCGCGAAACCGTGCCGAAACTGTGGACGGCCTACGAACGCGTCGCGCCGACCGCCCGCTCCGTCGCGGCCGACGACGAACACGGCGCGGCGTTTCTCTCGCTCCGGGCGCTCGAGGTCGTGCGGGATCGAGCGGGCGTACTCGTCGCAGAACGGGCCGAGGGCGAACCGGACGGATCCGAACGGAACACACACGAATCGGACGGAGCCGAAACGCGCTCCGACGCCGAATGGAACGAACTCGCTGAACTCGCCGGCCGAGTGCTCGAGACCCGGCCCTCGATGGCCGTCCTCCGGAATCGAGTGAATCGGGCGATGGCAGATGCGGATCGAACGGATGACCACCCTCCCGGTGGAGCGGCCGTTCTCGAGTCCGCAATCTCGGGGATCGAGCGCGCCGCCGCGGCCGACGAGGACGCCGCGGTCAACGGCGGCGAACGCATCGACGGGACCGTGCTGACGCTTTCGCGATCGGGAACCGTTCTCGATGCGCTCCGCGAGGGGTCGCCGTCCCGCGTCTTCGTCTCCGAATCCCGGCCGGGACGTGAGGGTGTTGGCGTCGCGGAAACGCTGGCGAGCGATTCGGTCCTCGACTGTTCAGTGACGGTTCACACCGACGCGGCCGCGGCCCACGTCCTCGCGACCGAGGCCGTCGATCGCGTCGTCGTCGGGGCCGACACCGTCCGACCCGACGGTGCCGTAGTGAACAAGACCGGAACGCGAGCGGTTTCGATCGCTGCCGCTCGCGAGAACGTCCCCGTGACGGTCGTCGCCGCAGCCGACAAACTCTCGACGCGGACCACCGTGAACCTCGAGTCCGGCGACCGAGCCGCGGTTTACGACGGCAATCCGTCGGTCGACGTCGCGAACCCGACTTTCGACGTGACGCCCGCAGAGTGCGTCACCGAACTCGTCACCGAAACCGGATCGCTCGAGGTCGACGAACTCGAGGATATCGTCGAGGAGTTGCGCGAACTCGAAACGTGGCGTGATCGATGA
- the ggt gene encoding gamma-glutamyltransferase, which produces MSEYSGPRTGRPPTRAENGMIATSHHLASQAGITTLEEGGSAVDAAIAANAVLCVVYPHMAGLGGDGFWLIHAPDDDEVRALNASGPTGREATRAFYRDRGRDTIPERGLESALTVPGAVDGWREAHDSFGSLAWSRLFEPAIEYAEEGMPVSRSVADWIVEDVPVFEEYPSSGDIFLPDGSVPGVGDRIEQPDLADSLETISERGARDGFYDGEIAERICADLNDRGSPLLADDFAEFEAEWVEPITTTYRGYTAYEFPPNTQGFAALQVLNLLEDYDVESWGDGTVEYYHHLAEAVKVAFADRDEWLTDPDFVDVPVDELTSKGYADDRRDLIEADSALEMGAVDPGITFDGDADRASDPGGDTVYFCAVDEDGLAVSVIQSIYHDFGSGVVGGDTGIIMQNRGSFFSLDESHPNRLEPEKRTFHTLIPAMLTRDDDPYLLYGTMGGEGQPQTHAAMVTRLVDFGYDVQQAIEAPRWLMGRTWGTESRDLSLEGRISDEVVRGLRLRGQPTRVLTDWDDNMGHAQAIRIDRERGWLEGGADPRGDGSALGY; this is translated from the coding sequence ATGTCCGAATACAGCGGGCCGCGTACCGGCCGACCGCCGACGCGGGCGGAGAACGGAATGATCGCGACGTCTCATCACCTGGCGAGTCAGGCTGGCATCACGACGCTCGAGGAGGGCGGAAGCGCGGTCGATGCGGCGATCGCGGCGAACGCCGTGCTCTGTGTCGTCTACCCACACATGGCGGGACTCGGCGGTGATGGCTTCTGGCTGATCCACGCTCCCGACGACGACGAGGTCCGCGCGCTGAACGCGAGCGGGCCGACCGGACGCGAAGCCACTCGAGCGTTTTACCGTGACCGGGGGCGGGACACGATCCCGGAACGCGGTCTGGAGAGCGCGCTGACCGTTCCGGGCGCGGTCGACGGGTGGCGCGAGGCTCACGACTCTTTCGGCTCGCTTGCCTGGTCACGGCTCTTCGAACCGGCGATCGAGTACGCCGAGGAGGGGATGCCAGTCAGCCGTTCGGTGGCGGACTGGATCGTCGAGGACGTTCCGGTCTTCGAGGAGTATCCCTCGTCCGGCGACATTTTTCTCCCCGACGGCTCCGTCCCGGGGGTCGGCGATCGAATCGAACAACCCGATCTCGCTGATTCGCTCGAGACCATCTCCGAACGGGGGGCGAGAGACGGGTTCTACGACGGGGAGATCGCCGAGCGAATCTGTGCGGACCTGAACGACCGTGGCTCTCCGCTCCTCGCCGACGACTTCGCGGAGTTCGAAGCGGAGTGGGTAGAGCCCATTACGACCACGTACCGCGGATACACCGCCTACGAGTTCCCGCCGAACACGCAGGGGTTCGCGGCTCTCCAGGTTCTCAACCTCCTCGAAGACTACGACGTCGAAAGCTGGGGTGACGGGACGGTCGAGTACTATCACCACCTCGCGGAGGCCGTCAAGGTGGCCTTCGCCGACCGCGACGAGTGGCTGACCGATCCGGACTTCGTCGACGTCCCCGTCGACGAGTTGACCTCGAAGGGGTACGCGGACGACCGACGGGACCTAATCGAGGCCGACAGCGCTCTCGAGATGGGGGCGGTCGATCCCGGAATCACGTTCGACGGGGACGCCGACCGCGCGAGCGATCCGGGCGGCGATACGGTCTATTTCTGTGCCGTCGACGAGGACGGGCTCGCCGTCTCGGTGATCCAGTCGATCTATCACGACTTCGGGAGCGGCGTCGTCGGCGGCGATACGGGTATCATCATGCAAAACAGGGGCTCGTTCTTCTCGCTGGACGAGAGCCACCCGAACCGCCTCGAGCCCGAAAAGCGGACGTTTCACACCCTCATTCCCGCGATGCTGACCCGGGACGACGACCCGTACCTGCTCTATGGGACGATGGGCGGCGAAGGCCAACCGCAGACGCACGCGGCGATGGTGACGCGCCTCGTCGATTTCGGATACGACGTCCAGCAGGCCATCGAGGCCCCGAGGTGGCTCATGGGCCGTACGTGGGGGACCGAAAGTCGCGACCTCTCACTCGAGGGGCGTATCTCCGACGAGGTCGTTCGCGGGCTGCGTCTGCGCGGACAACCGACGAGGGTCCTCACGGACTGGGACGACAACATGGGCCACGCCCAGGCGATCCGCATCGATCGCGAGCGAGGGTGGCTCGAGGGCGGTGCTGATCCGCGAGGCGACGGCTCGGCACTCGGATACTAA
- a CDS encoding hydantoinase/oxoprolinase family protein, with translation MGREELTADANETPVRPDSNGARIGVDVGGTFTDVALSVEDRLVTAKVPTTADQHVGVLEGIAKACAKADIEPGEIDEFAHAMTVSVNALLERRGATTALVTTAGFRDVLEIGRQDRPSLYDLEAEKPTPLVPRTRRFEIDERTTPDGIERAVDPEEVRQLADTLCERDVEAVAVCLLHSYSDPENETTVAKTLRSELEVPVSVSHEVLAEFREFERTSTTAVDAYVRPAIDSYVGRLVEEAENEGIPAPRIMQANGGIASPQTVRDRAVTTTLSGPAAGVVGATAAADDSTAAGLVTFDMGGTSSDVSLVRDGRVERTTDADIDGLPIRTPMVDVNTVGAGGGSIAWVDAGGALRVGPRSAGADPGPACYGRGGTEPTVTDANVVLGYIGSETALGGELSLDVEAAHEALEGLAEEADLDGALEAAHGVYRVANATMTRTIRSITVERGHDPRGFALVAFGGAGPMHAGALAAALDIDQVVVPRPGGVLSAFGLLAADESTDAARTVGIDLETEPEAGATLEADALEEIGGVYDDLVADALGDVSESDRVRLERGADCRYTGQSFELTVPVDDSFDAEVVAERFHDAHERTYGYTMDEPIEIVTLRATATVPRTDPSIRHDGRGDALVGSREVHFSETGAWETTVYDRDALESGATLSGPAILEQDECTTVVPPQWDGEVGTDGTLRLTRTGDD, from the coding sequence ATGGGACGCGAGGAACTGACAGCAGACGCGAACGAAACGCCGGTTCGTCCGGATTCGAACGGTGCCCGGATCGGCGTCGACGTCGGTGGCACGTTCACCGACGTGGCACTCTCCGTCGAAGACCGGCTCGTGACGGCGAAGGTCCCGACGACTGCCGACCAGCACGTCGGCGTCCTCGAGGGTATCGCCAAGGCCTGTGCGAAGGCGGACATCGAGCCGGGGGAGATCGACGAGTTCGCCCACGCGATGACCGTCTCGGTCAACGCGCTGCTCGAGCGGAGGGGTGCGACGACCGCCCTCGTCACGACCGCGGGGTTCCGTGACGTCCTCGAGATCGGCCGACAGGATCGACCGAGTCTGTACGATCTCGAGGCGGAGAAGCCGACGCCGCTCGTACCCCGGACGCGTCGATTCGAGATCGACGAGCGGACGACGCCGGACGGCATCGAACGAGCGGTCGATCCCGAGGAAGTACGCCAGCTTGCGGATACTCTGTGCGAGCGTGACGTCGAGGCGGTCGCGGTCTGTCTGCTTCACTCCTACAGCGATCCCGAAAACGAGACGACCGTCGCGAAGACGCTCCGTTCGGAGCTCGAGGTTCCGGTCTCGGTCTCACACGAGGTTCTCGCGGAGTTTCGCGAGTTCGAGCGGACGTCGACGACGGCGGTCGATGCCTACGTTCGACCGGCGATCGACAGCTACGTTGGACGGCTGGTCGAGGAGGCCGAGAACGAGGGAATTCCGGCCCCGCGAATCATGCAGGCCAACGGCGGCATCGCCAGCCCCCAGACGGTTCGCGATCGGGCGGTTACGACGACGCTGTCGGGACCGGCTGCGGGCGTCGTCGGCGCGACGGCGGCCGCGGACGATTCGACGGCCGCGGGTCTCGTCACGTTCGACATGGGCGGAACCTCGAGCGACGTGAGTCTCGTCCGGGACGGCCGAGTCGAGCGGACGACCGACGCCGACATCGACGGACTGCCGATCCGCACGCCGATGGTCGACGTAAACACCGTCGGTGCGGGCGGCGGCTCGATCGCCTGGGTCGACGCCGGCGGCGCGCTTCGAGTCGGACCGCGGTCGGCGGGTGCGGATCCCGGCCCGGCCTGTTACGGTCGCGGCGGGACCGAACCAACAGTGACCGACGCCAACGTCGTTCTGGGTTACATCGGCTCCGAGACCGCCCTCGGCGGCGAACTGTCCCTCGACGTCGAGGCGGCCCACGAGGCGCTCGAGGGACTGGCCGAGGAGGCGGACCTCGACGGCGCACTCGAGGCGGCTCACGGCGTCTACCGCGTCGCGAACGCGACGATGACACGAACGATTCGGTCGATCACGGTCGAACGAGGCCACGATCCGCGTGGATTCGCGCTCGTGGCATTCGGCGGAGCGGGACCGATGCACGCCGGGGCTCTCGCCGCTGCGCTCGATATCGATCAGGTCGTCGTTCCACGTCCCGGCGGCGTGCTTTCGGCGTTCGGTCTGCTCGCCGCCGACGAGAGCACGGACGCGGCCAGAACCGTCGGCATCGATCTCGAAACGGAGCCCGAAGCCGGGGCGACGCTCGAGGCGGACGCGCTCGAAGAGATCGGAGGGGTCTACGACGACCTCGTCGCGGACGCCCTCGGTGACGTCTCGGAGTCCGATCGCGTCCGCCTCGAGCGTGGCGCTGACTGTCGGTACACCGGCCAGAGCTTCGAGTTGACCGTTCCCGTCGACGATAGCTTCGACGCCGAGGTCGTCGCCGAACGCTTCCACGACGCCCACGAGCGGACGTACGGCTACACGATGGACGAGCCGATCGAGATCGTCACGCTCCGGGCGACGGCGACTGTTCCGCGGACGGATCCGAGCATCCGACACGACGGGCGAGGCGATGCGCTCGTCGGCTCTCGTGAGGTACACTTCTCCGAGACGGGCGCGTGGGAGACGACGGTCTACGATCGGGACGCCCTCGAGTCGGGTGCGACGTTATCCGGACCGGCGATCCTCGAACAGGACGAGTGCACGACGGTCGTTCCGCCACAGTGGGACGGCGAGGTCGGAACGGACGGGACGCTCCGGCTGACCCGGACGGGGGATGACTGA